A single window of Flavobacteriales bacterium DNA harbors:
- a CDS encoding N-acetylmuramoyl-L-alanine amidase, translated as MTVVAVTTSFVYTWQKNLRKQSVIALDAGHGGDDVGAILPGGLSEKELTLSFIWHLKQVCEARGIKVIMTRTQDEEMTPADRTSKALEADFFLSLHFNYYGHDPERSGVECFISNQNPSFSATRKWSDDLMSRLGQLKGLKMNGIKNANSYILKTNQVPAIELNLGNLSEPDEYAFVTSPVKQWILCDEIAKSILENKPKRSFLN; from the coding sequence ATGACCGTGGTAGCCGTCACTACCTCGTTCGTTTACACGTGGCAGAAAAATCTACGCAAACAATCCGTTATCGCCCTGGACGCCGGTCATGGGGGAGATGACGTCGGGGCTATTCTGCCCGGAGGCCTCAGCGAAAAAGAACTGACCCTTTCTTTTATCTGGCATCTGAAACAGGTGTGCGAAGCCCGTGGCATCAAGGTCATCATGACCCGTACACAGGATGAGGAGATGACACCTGCCGACCGAACATCCAAGGCATTGGAGGCCGACTTTTTCCTATCGCTGCATTTCAACTATTACGGACATGACCCCGAACGTTCCGGGGTGGAATGCTTCATCAGCAACCAGAATCCGTCATTTTCCGCTACACGTAAATGGAGTGATGACCTCATGTCCCGGCTGGGTCAACTGAAGGGATTGAAAATGAACGGCATTAAAAATGCCAATTCGTATATCCTCAAAACCAACCAGGTTCCGGCCATTGAACTCAACCTTGGAAATTTGTCTGAGCCGGATGAATATGCTTTTGTGACCAGCCCGGTGAAGCAATGGATCCTGTGTGACGAGATTGCGAAGTCTATCCTTGAAAACAAGCCGAAGCGTTCGTTTCTCAATTAA
- a CDS encoding S41 family peptidase, with the protein MNRRISIWLPLIIAVALVMGIFLGAYLPKSGPVDGVLPIRSITGHYDKLSQILRYIQSEYVDTVDMDELMDESIVNLLSELDPHCYYIPADELAATSEPLEGNFEGIGIEFNIQEDTIVVVAPISGGPSDLLGILPGDRIVDIEGKKAAGVGITNQDVMDKLRGEGGTKVSVKIYRHGHKDLLPFTITRGEIPLYSVDVAFMVNANTGYIKISRFARNTYDEFIEAVDKLKPQGMKQLILDLRGNPGGYLDAATLICDEFLSRDKLIVYTEGKARPRTPYFATARGSFEKQPLIILIDEGSASASEIVAGAVQDNDRGTIIGRTSFGKGLVQEESRFPDGSAIRLTIARYYTPTGRCIQRPYNKGIKAYYEDLYSRSDIHGGGQDSIPASDTTQKFTTPGGKVVYGGGGIRPDIFIPVDTAGYSSYLNKLITEGVINQFCFHYADVHRKELEKNYTAETFKLNFQVTGAVKDEFIRYTTEKGVPYNGTGWEESGQWISLRVKAGIGRQIWREMGFYPVLLEDDPVFLKARELSTETIN; encoded by the coding sequence ATGAACCGTCGCATATCCATCTGGCTTCCGCTTATTATTGCCGTGGCATTGGTCATGGGAATCTTCCTGGGCGCCTACCTCCCCAAAAGCGGACCGGTAGACGGTGTACTCCCCATTCGCTCCATTACGGGCCATTATGACAAGCTGAGCCAGATCCTGCGCTACATCCAGAGCGAATATGTAGACACCGTTGATATGGACGAATTGATGGATGAATCCATTGTCAACCTGCTCTCCGAACTGGATCCCCATTGTTACTACATACCTGCAGACGAACTGGCGGCTACCTCCGAACCGCTGGAAGGGAATTTTGAAGGCATCGGGATTGAATTCAACATCCAGGAAGATACCATTGTGGTTGTGGCACCCATCTCAGGCGGCCCTTCCGACCTGTTGGGCATTCTTCCGGGCGACCGCATCGTTGACATAGAAGGTAAGAAAGCCGCAGGCGTGGGCATCACCAACCAGGATGTGATGGACAAGCTGCGCGGTGAGGGTGGAACAAAAGTGTCAGTGAAGATCTACCGCCATGGACACAAGGATTTGCTCCCCTTCACGATCACCCGGGGCGAAATTCCCCTGTACAGCGTGGATGTCGCCTTTATGGTGAACGCCAACACAGGCTACATCAAGATCAGCCGGTTCGCCAGGAATACGTATGACGAATTCATAGAAGCGGTAGACAAACTGAAGCCTCAGGGAATGAAACAGCTGATCCTTGACCTGAGAGGCAATCCGGGAGGTTACCTGGATGCAGCCACGCTGATTTGTGATGAGTTCCTTTCCCGCGATAAACTGATCGTTTATACCGAAGGTAAGGCCCGTCCGCGTACACCTTACTTTGCCACCGCCAGAGGAAGCTTTGAAAAACAACCCCTGATCATTTTGATCGATGAAGGATCGGCCTCCGCGAGTGAGATCGTGGCAGGCGCCGTGCAGGACAATGACCGGGGAACCATTATCGGGCGCACCAGTTTCGGGAAAGGACTTGTCCAGGAAGAATCCCGGTTCCCCGATGGGTCCGCCATCCGGTTAACCATCGCCCGGTATTACACGCCCACCGGCAGGTGCATCCAGAGACCCTACAACAAAGGCATCAAGGCCTATTATGAAGACTTGTACAGCCGTTCCGATATTCATGGCGGCGGACAGGACAGCATTCCTGCATCCGACACCACCCAGAAATTCACCACACCCGGAGGAAAGGTGGTGTACGGTGGTGGTGGCATCCGACCGGATATTTTCATTCCGGTTGATACGGCCGGGTACAGTTCTTACCTGAACAAATTGATCACCGAAGGCGTCATCAACCAGTTCTGTTTTCACTATGCAGACGTACACCGGAAAGAACTTGAAAAGAACTACACGGCCGAAACATTCAAACTAAACTTCCAGGTGACCGGTGCCGTGAAAGACGAATTTATCCGCTACACCACAGAAAAAGGTGTACCCTACAACGGAACCGGATGGGAAGAATCGGGCCAATGGATCAGCCTTCGTGTAAAGGCTGGCATCGGGCGCCAGATTTGGAGAGAAATGGGATTTTATCCGGTACTGCTGGAAGACGACCCTGTTTTCCTCAAAGCCCGCGAACTTTCCACTGAAACGATTAATTGA
- a CDS encoding dCMP deaminase family protein, whose product MESPSEKKNRPSFDDIYMELAMNLAGRSHCVKMKVGAVLAKDTRIVSLGYNGPPAGTHNCDEEWPDGGCATSFKGSCYLALHAEENAILYAARNKMSLEDATLYVTLSPCLSCARTIYTMGIRKVLYLNSYAEYKGLPADEGAEFLKRFGVAVEKYQPAGFIPLNEELK is encoded by the coding sequence ATGGAGTCGCCGTCGGAGAAAAAGAACAGACCTAGTTTTGATGATATCTACATGGAACTGGCCATGAACCTGGCGGGCCGATCTCACTGTGTGAAGATGAAAGTGGGCGCGGTATTGGCCAAAGACACACGCATTGTTTCCCTGGGCTACAATGGCCCCCCGGCTGGCACCCACAATTGCGACGAAGAATGGCCTGATGGCGGATGCGCCACCAGCTTCAAAGGATCCTGCTACCTGGCACTTCACGCCGAAGAGAATGCCATCCTTTACGCCGCCCGCAACAAAATGTCGCTGGAAGATGCCACCCTGTACGTGACGCTATCACCCTGTCTTTCCTGCGCCAGAACCATCTATACCATGGGCATCCGAAAAGTGTTGTATCTGAACTCATATGCCGAATACAAAGGCCTCCCCGCCGATGAAGGTGCAGAATTCCTCAAGCGTTTCGGTGTAGCTGTTGAAAAATACCAGCCTGCCGGGTTCATCCCTTTAAACGAAGAATTGAAATGA
- a CDS encoding ribose-phosphate pyrophosphokinase, with amino-acid sequence MSQTVKFFSCTATRDLAAEIAACYGSHLGEVSMLHFSDGEFQPSFEETVRGSDVYIIQSTTPPADNLLELLLLVDAAKRASARHVIAVMPYFGYARQDRKDKPRVSIGAKLIANLLSAAGVTRVVTMDLHADQIQGFFEVPVDHMYASSIFIPYIESLTLPNLIFATPDAGGTKRANIYAKYFNTDFVIGSKLRKRANEVDSITIIGDVKGKDVILVDDMIDTAGTLTTAANQIIEEGAASVRAICTHPILSGKAYDRISDSALTELIVCNTIPLKQNHPKIKALSVANLFAEVIQKIQNFESISPHFIC; translated from the coding sequence ATGTCACAAACCGTGAAATTCTTTTCGTGTACCGCTACCAGGGACCTGGCTGCCGAGATTGCGGCTTGCTATGGTTCTCATCTGGGTGAGGTGTCGATGCTGCATTTCAGCGACGGGGAATTTCAGCCTTCATTCGAGGAAACGGTCAGGGGCAGTGATGTGTACATCATCCAATCCACCACACCTCCCGCAGATAATCTGTTGGAATTGCTGTTGTTGGTGGATGCAGCCAAACGCGCAAGCGCCCGGCATGTAATCGCCGTGATGCCTTATTTCGGTTACGCAAGGCAGGATCGCAAGGATAAGCCAAGGGTGTCGATCGGTGCCAAGCTGATCGCCAACCTGCTGTCAGCGGCCGGGGTGACACGTGTGGTTACCATGGACCTGCATGCCGATCAGATCCAGGGGTTTTTCGAAGTGCCGGTAGATCACATGTATGCATCCAGTATTTTCATTCCCTACATCGAAAGCCTGACCCTTCCCAACCTGATTTTTGCTACCCCCGATGCGGGTGGTACCAAACGTGCCAACATTTACGCCAAGTATTTCAATACCGACTTTGTGATCGGTTCCAAACTCAGAAAACGCGCCAACGAAGTTGATTCCATCACCATCATCGGAGATGTGAAGGGCAAAGATGTGATTCTGGTGGATGATATGATTGATACCGCCGGAACATTAACCACCGCCGCTAACCAGATCATCGAGGAAGGTGCTGCGAGTGTTCGGGCCATTTGTACCCATCCGATTCTGTCGGGTAAAGCATATGACAGGATCAGCGACTCTGCACTCACCGAGCTCATTGTTTGCAATACCATTCCGTTAAAACAGAATCATCCCAAGATCAAAGCCTTGTCGGTGGCCAACCTGTTTGCGGAAGTGATCCAGAAAATTCAGAACTTTGAATCCATAAGTCCCCATTTTATTTGCTAA
- a CDS encoding 50S ribosomal protein L25/general stress protein Ctc: MKSVSITGALRENKGTSDAKKVRREGKVPCVLYGGAEQVHFLADTRDFKQLIYTPEVHQVKVNLNGKEYNTLLKDVQYHPVTDAVIHADFLELADDKAVSTAIPVKVTGNAPGVIAGGKLQQKLRKVKVKALPGQLPDFVHVDISKMQIGDSIKAGALAIDNVEILDSPNAVVVAVKTSRAAASAKDAAAGAAPEAAKEGEAAAEGEGKPAEGENKE; encoded by the coding sequence ATGAAATCAGTATCCATCACCGGAGCCCTGCGGGAGAATAAAGGAACCAGCGATGCCAAAAAGGTTCGCAGGGAAGGGAAAGTGCCTTGTGTCCTCTACGGAGGTGCCGAACAGGTACATTTTCTTGCCGACACGCGGGATTTTAAACAGCTGATCTATACGCCGGAAGTACACCAGGTTAAGGTGAATCTGAACGGTAAGGAATACAACACCCTGTTGAAAGACGTGCAATACCATCCGGTAACGGATGCTGTTATTCATGCGGATTTCCTGGAACTGGCCGACGACAAGGCGGTATCTACGGCCATTCCGGTAAAGGTGACAGGTAATGCACCCGGTGTAATTGCCGGCGGTAAGTTGCAGCAGAAATTGAGAAAGGTGAAAGTGAAGGCGTTGCCGGGTCAGTTGCCGGATTTTGTTCACGTGGACATTTCAAAAATGCAGATCGGTGATTCGATCAAGGCAGGTGCCCTGGCTATTGACAACGTGGAAATCCTTGATAGCCCCAATGCCGTTGTGGTAGCTGTGAAGACTTCACGTGCCGCAGCTTCAGCCAAAGATGCAGCAGCTGGTGCCGCACCAGAAGCAGCCAAGGAAGGAGAAGCAGCAGCAGAAGGCGAAGGCAAACCTGCAGAAGGCGAAAACAAGGAGTAA
- a CDS encoding aminoacyl-tRNA hydrolase, whose translation MEKFLIVGLGNPGKEYQDTRHNIGFWALDQLAEAHDAPFTSGRLADVSTFRLKGKSFLLIKPTTYMNLSGKAVAYWMQKENIDPLHVLVVVDDLALPPGILRLRGQGSDGGHNGLKSITASLGTNSYARLRMGIGNDFSKGGQVDYVLGQWTDQEKPLIKASCKRAGEAITAFALAGLPVAMNQFNG comes from the coding sequence GTGGAAAAATTCCTGATCGTAGGTTTGGGTAATCCGGGTAAAGAATACCAGGATACCCGTCATAACATCGGATTCTGGGCGCTGGACCAGCTGGCGGAGGCCCATGATGCGCCATTTACATCCGGCCGTTTGGCAGATGTTTCCACGTTCAGGTTAAAAGGCAAAAGTTTCCTACTAATCAAGCCTACCACTTACATGAATCTGAGCGGGAAGGCAGTTGCGTATTGGATGCAAAAGGAAAACATCGATCCCCTTCACGTATTGGTGGTGGTGGACGACCTCGCTTTGCCACCCGGTATCTTGCGGTTGCGCGGTCAGGGAAGTGACGGCGGCCACAATGGTTTGAAAAGCATCACCGCAAGCTTGGGGACAAACAGCTATGCACGTCTACGCATGGGTATCGGTAACGATTTTTCCAAGGGTGGCCAGGTGGATTATGTCTTGGGTCAGTGGACTGACCAGGAAAAACCCCTCATCAAAGCATCCTGCAAGCGTGCCGGAGAGGCCATCACCGCCTTCGCATTGGCCGGACTCCCGGTGGCCATGAATCAGTTCAACGGTTGA
- a CDS encoding glycine--tRNA ligase gives MKNGADQFKKIVSHAREYGFVFPSSEIYDGLGAVYDYGPYGVELKNNLKNYWWKAMVHLHENVVGVDSAIFMHPKIWEASGHVGGFNDPMIDNKDSKKRYRADELIENKIAQYQGKGKTEKAGQLHTEFVACLEKDDLKGLHDLIVSHEIACPESGSKNWTEVRQFNLMFSTQMGSTAEGADKIYLRPETAQGIFVNFLNVQKSARMKVPFGIAQIGKAFRNEIVARQFIMRMREFEQMEMQFFVRPGEEMEWYEHWRDKRLKWHLSLGGNPDNYQFHVHDKLAHYANAAVDIEYQFPFGFKEVEGIHSRTDFDLGNHQKFSGKKLQYFDPELNQNYVPYVVETSVGVDRLFLTVMCNAFAEEEVGTGDKSDVRTVLRIPAFLAPVKVAVLPLVKKDGLPEVARKIMAELQLQHNCRYDEKDAIGRRYRRQDAVGTPFCVTIDHDTLSDQAVTVRERDSMQQERVPINQLSSYIGKALSVEEKLRGLI, from the coding sequence ATGAAAAACGGTGCCGATCAATTCAAGAAGATTGTTTCCCATGCCAGGGAATACGGATTTGTATTTCCTTCCAGTGAGATTTACGATGGACTGGGTGCCGTGTATGACTATGGTCCGTACGGAGTTGAATTAAAAAACAACCTGAAAAATTATTGGTGGAAGGCCATGGTACACCTGCATGAGAATGTGGTAGGTGTAGACTCCGCCATCTTCATGCACCCGAAGATCTGGGAAGCTTCCGGTCACGTTGGCGGGTTCAACGATCCGATGATTGATAACAAGGATTCGAAAAAGAGGTACCGTGCGGATGAGCTGATCGAAAACAAGATTGCCCAGTACCAGGGCAAGGGCAAAACAGAAAAAGCGGGGCAGCTGCATACTGAATTTGTGGCCTGTTTGGAAAAAGATGACCTGAAGGGTTTGCATGACCTGATCGTATCGCATGAAATTGCGTGCCCGGAATCGGGTTCGAAGAACTGGACGGAAGTGCGTCAATTCAACCTGATGTTCTCCACCCAGATGGGATCCACTGCCGAAGGTGCCGATAAGATCTACCTCAGGCCGGAAACGGCCCAGGGTATTTTCGTCAATTTCCTGAATGTGCAGAAATCGGCACGGATGAAGGTTCCGTTCGGGATCGCGCAAATCGGTAAAGCATTCCGAAACGAGATCGTGGCGCGCCAGTTCATCATGCGCATGCGGGAGTTTGAGCAGATGGAGATGCAGTTCTTCGTTCGCCCCGGGGAAGAAATGGAATGGTATGAGCACTGGCGCGACAAGCGGCTGAAATGGCACCTTTCGCTGGGTGGCAATCCCGATAACTATCAGTTTCACGTACACGATAAGCTTGCCCACTACGCCAATGCAGCGGTGGACATTGAATACCAGTTTCCCTTTGGATTCAAGGAAGTGGAGGGTATTCACTCCCGCACGGATTTCGACCTGGGCAATCATCAGAAGTTCTCTGGCAAGAAGCTCCAGTACTTCGATCCTGAGTTGAACCAGAACTACGTACCGTATGTGGTGGAAACATCTGTTGGGGTTGATCGCTTGTTCCTGACCGTAATGTGCAATGCTTTTGCTGAAGAAGAGGTGGGAACAGGGGATAAGAGCGACGTGCGCACCGTGCTTCGCATTCCTGCATTCCTTGCACCTGTAAAGGTGGCTGTTTTGCCGCTGGTGAAGAAAGACGGTCTGCCGGAAGTGGCCCGAAAGATCATGGCCGAACTCCAGCTCCAGCACAACTGCAGGTACGATGAAAAGGATGCGATCGGCAGGCGTTACCGTCGCCAGGATGCAGTGGGAACCCCTTTCTGCGTAACGATCGATCACGACACGCTATCGGATCAGGCTGTGACCGTCAGAGAAAGGGATTCCATGCAACAGGAGCGTGTTCCCATCAACCAGTTGAGCAGCTACATCGGAAAAGCGCTCAGCGTGGAGGAAAAGCTCCGCGGACTGATCTAG
- a CDS encoding DUF3109 family protein, translating into MIVIDSTLVSEELLETRFHCDLGKCHGECCVQGDAGAPLDASEIPILEEVYDDVKPYMAEKGIAAVDKQGVAVQDNHGEWVTPLVENKECAFVVFEKGIAICAIEKAFRDGKVTFRKPVSCHLYPVRITRSGVYDHLNYHEWDICKPALSCGKKKGMPVFRFVKDALIRKYGEDWYGRLEWAADNYKG; encoded by the coding sequence ATGATAGTGATCGATTCCACCCTGGTTTCCGAAGAGCTCCTGGAAACCCGGTTCCATTGTGATCTGGGCAAATGCCACGGAGAATGTTGTGTACAGGGAGATGCCGGAGCACCGCTGGATGCTTCCGAAATTCCCATACTGGAAGAGGTGTATGATGATGTCAAACCCTACATGGCCGAAAAGGGCATTGCGGCGGTTGACAAGCAGGGTGTTGCTGTTCAGGACAACCACGGCGAATGGGTGACACCGCTGGTGGAGAACAAGGAGTGTGCGTTCGTGGTGTTCGAAAAGGGCATCGCCATTTGCGCCATAGAAAAGGCATTCCGCGACGGGAAGGTCACCTTCCGCAAACCTGTTTCCTGTCACCTTTACCCGGTACGGATCACGCGCTCCGGTGTATATGATCACCTGAACTACCATGAATGGGACATCTGCAAACCGGCGCTGTCGTGCGGCAAGAAAAAAGGGATGCCGGTATTTCGCTTTGTGAAGGATGCTTTGATAAGGAAGTACGGCGAAGATTGGTACGGGCGACTGGAATGGGCGGCCGATAATTACAAAGGATGA